Part of the Triticum urartu cultivar G1812 chromosome 2, Tu2.1, whole genome shotgun sequence genome, gtgtgcccccagactccgttttcttgcacgttatgtgttttggtcggtaaaaattcattatatagcTTCCCGGAGGTTATGATTACCGTATTATGAAAATATCATATGTTTTCATTTCGAGCTGTTCTGTTACAGATTTAGAACAATATGTCGTCTCAGGATTCGGAAGGGGagagctatgtggctgattaccttgcagaccCCAAGGTCTATGGGGACTTGGAGCATAATGGCTGGACCACTCAAGAAGAGGAAGACTATAAGCCTAAGGGGAAGGAGGAGACAAGTTCAGACGAAGACGAAGCCCCATTACCTCAGCctgggacatgcatgtggagtttaAGAAGTCAAGCCTCCCCGTTAGAGCAAAGAAGCcaaagatcgagtttatcccttttcgtctcttgcaggaaaataaaCAGGAATTGTGCAAAAGAGTATTAAGCCTTGAGCAAGAGATCGAGGACCTAAAGGAGAAAAATACTATACTCAAGCGTAAATTGAGGAagaagcctacatcatcaacaactcctaCTTCACCACCTACGAGGACATAattacatgggtatgggcactccccttggcaactgccaagcttggaggaggtgccccggtatcgtatcaccatcacactcctatctttaccgttttatttattttgatccttttagtagtatcttgatctagtagattGAAGTTTTAGTATCAAGTAGTTTTGAGTTCTGCTTTGTGATGTctttatgtaatcgagtccgtgagctatctataataaagattagtgttgagtcaagggctttgctatcttgctatgatcttgagaaaGTAGAGAAtaaaagagttcatattgatcttatggttAGTGATGACTTCACACATAGAAAGTATGAGgtataaaagttgttgagagttgataaacgtagttttggtcatcgttgcaattaataggaagtaataaggaaagagaggtttcacatacaaatatattatcttggacatcttttatgattgtgaagCACTCATtaagtatgacatgctaaaagagttgacgttggacaaggaagacaacgtaatggtttatgttttcTCACATCTCAGTTAAAGTATATTGTCATAGACCTTCCAAACAtcttgagcttgcctttccccctcatgctagccaaattccttgcactaagtagagatactacttgtgcttccaaatatccttaaacccagttttgccatgagagtccaccatacctacctatggattgagtaagatccttcaagtaagttgtcatgtTGCAGGcgataaaaattgccctctaaatatgtatgacttattagtgcagagaaaataagctttatacgatcttgttgtcgaagcaataaaagcgacagcctgcataataaaggtccacatacaagtggcaatataaagtgacgttcttttgcattaagatttcatgcATCCAACCCTAAacgcacatgacaacctctgcttccctctgcgaagtgcctatcttttattttatgtttttaCTTTTTGCTTGAGTCAAGGTAATCTTCACCTTTCCCCTTTTTCaatttatcctttggcaagctcctCGTGTTCGAAAGatcatgatatatatatatatatatatatatatatatatatatatatatatatccaattggatgtaagttagcatggattattattgttgacatcacctaaaggtgaatacgttgggaggcaatacaataagcccctatctttcatAGTGTCCGGTTGAAACTCTATAACCACAAGTAccgtgtgagtgttagcaattgtagaagactacatgatagttgagtgtatggacttgctgaaaagctctattcttgactctttctgatgttatgataaattgcaattgcttcaatgaccgagattacAGTTTGCTAGTTCCCAATGAAGATTCTGAACCATGCTTGACATTGTGAATTGAACGTCACttgagcataagaaatcatatgataAAACCTATttatgttgctgttataagaatgatcatgatgccctcatgtccgtattttatttttatcgaaacctctatctctaaacatgtggacatattttttgatttccgcttccgcttgaggacaagcgaggtctaagcttgggggatttgatacgtccattttgcatcatgcttttatatcaatatttattgcattatgggttgttgtTACACATTATATctcaatacttatggctattctctcttattttacaaggtttaccatgaagagggggaatgccggcagctggaattctggctggaaaaggagcaaacatTGGAAACCTATTCTGCACtgctccaaaaatcctgaaactccacgaaacttatttttggaattaataagaATTATTGAGCGGAAGAaacaccagagggggcccacaccctagccaggAGGGTGGGGGGCGCGGCCCCTGTCTCCTGGGCCctctggtggccctccggtgtccatcttctgctatatgaaggcTTTTACCCTGGGAAAAATCGTGGGCAAGCTTAggggacgaaactccaccgccacgaggcggaaccttggcggaaccaatctagagctccggcagagctgttctgccggggacacttccctccgggagggggaaatcatcaccatcatcaccaacgatcctctcatcgggagggggtcaatctccatcaacatcttcaccagcaccatctcctctcaaaaccctagttcatctcttgtatccaatcttgtATCAAAACCAcaaattggtacctgtgggttgctagtagtgttgattactccttgtagttgatgctaattggtttacttggtggaaaatcatatgttcagatccttaatgcaTATTATTActcctatgattatgaacatgaatatgctttgtgagtagttacgtttgttcctgaggacatgggtgAAGTCTTACTATTAGTAGtaatgtgaatttggtattcattcgatattttgatgagatgtatgttgtctttcctctagtggtgttatgtaaacgttgactacatgacacttcaccattatttgggcctacaggaaggcattgggaagtaataagtagatgatgggttgctagagtgacaaaagcttaaaccctagtttatgcattgcttcgtaaggggctgatttggatccatatgtctAATGTtgtggttaggtttaccttaatacttctttcgtagttgcggatgcttgcaataggggttaatcataagtgggatgcttgtccaagtaagggcagtacccaagtaccggtccacccacatatcaaattatcaaagtctcgaacgcgaatcatatgagcgtgatgaaaactagcttgacgataattaccatgtgtcctcgggagctcttttctcattataagaaattgtccaggcttgtcctttgctgcaaaaaggattaggccacctttgctgcactttattacTTTATTTACCTATTAcccgttacaatttatcttatcataaaactatctattatctacaatttcagtgcttgcagagaaaaccttactgaaaaccgcttatcatttccttctgctcctcgttgggttcgacactcgtacttatcgaaaggactacgatagatcccctacacttgtgggtcatcacttaGCCAAATGACTCGCATTGTATTTATAACTCAAATCCATTAATAATTTTAGATATTCTTAGAAAACTTTGAGAACATCCGCATACGTAATATGTATATATCTTTCCACAAGATCCAAATCCTAAATTAATTCACACAGcaagcaaaaaagacaaatcctACCTTAAAAAGTGAGAACAATTCAACTACTGTCCACATAAGGAATTCTTTCCATGTGCAGTTTAAATGTTTTTGGACATGAATTCTTATGGTAAGGTAGATCGTGCAAGTTGTTTCGATGTTGCAAAATTTTCTTCAATTTTTTTCATCATTATTATAGATTTATTTAAGCATTGTGTACAACATACACTCATATAACTTGATGCACATAATAATGCGCTTATGCCTTCATGTCATGGCTTCCATGTTTTTCAGCTGCATCCTTAATACTTCTGAGAGATTCAACAAAGTCGTCCAAAAGCTCGTGACAATCTGGAAACTGTGTTTCGTCCACAGCTAGAACCACCCTGATGGTGTTGACATAACTATTAAAGTTAACGTTTACGGCCTACACAAAAATACGACAAATGTAATAAAAAGTTAAGTTGTTCATTGTCATAAGTACAAACTTTGGTGGAAAGACATACACTTACACATGCTAGTATAATTAATTTTAGGCCAACTAATTTAATTACTTTTTAGCAAACTTGTCCGTAGTACCATGTACAACACATATAAATGGTTGATCCCCACTACATTTGTGTATCTTAACATGCACACATGACACACCACCATTGGTTATCTCGTTAAAGACACACCTAAACATGCATGTGATTTTTCCATTATTAGTTGATTTCAATATGCATGATTCCCATCTCACCTCACATGCCACCTCATACAaggccaatcagaacaagcatgGAAAACGTTTTTCTCTATATTCTGCTACTTATATCCGTAGATATTTGTAAAATATAAAATAATcaaataaaatattatttttttagttttagtttgCATATTTTAAAATCAAATACTAATATTTCGTAAAGCAAATTTTATTGAAATATATTGCAACTGATAATCGCAGCATTGCGTGGGTTATCATCTAGTTTCTGATAGTTTAGGCTGCATATATAAAATTATAGTTTGCATTTATTTAATTTGTTGTATCTATTTAGTTCCGGTGTTGTCTAACTTACTTGTGGTAGTCCGTACTGGCTAGGGGCAATGAAGACAATAGGATGTCCACAGAACTCCACCTGTTCAACTGGACCTATCATGTTTGACAATAACGTAGTTGTATTGGAGAACATACGATCGATGATACAAGCACCTGCCTGTTTCACAAGTTGCAACACATAAAATATATTATAATCAAAATAATATAATCAACTCTTTTATATTATACTCAAAATAATATAATCAACTCTTTCATATGTACCTTTCGACCAAATATTTTATGGATGACTTCTGCGGCAACATGAGTGAATGCCACTTCTAGTGAGCTCTTCTTCCGATCCACGGTATTCTTAGCCTTGCGAATGAAATTGAGTGGATCATGGTGCATGGCTATATGAACTGGAAGGATGATGAAACCAAGTTGATTTCCCCATTTCACATCACTTCCATTCGCAGACTGTATCATACTAACACATTCCTGGCCATAGTAGTATGAATGGTATTTAAAACACAAGATAACTTGTGAATTATAGATAGGGCCTAATACGTATTTTGGGGTTTACCTTAACCACTTGTTATGACAACTATATATGTTGTGTATGCTACAAAGACTATTCCACGGAATTTTTAGTTGAAAGCGAGTATTTTATTTATATAATAGTTATAGCATACATCTCATAAATCATTGAGCTTATCTATGGTAAAATTAAATCTCAAGGTGCGTATACCAATATATATGTATGGAGGCAGTAGTTGTCTCTCTTTTCTAGTACTTACGTGTAGGGCTGTAGTTGCCCTTAAATTAACCACAAGGACCGATCGTATACGTATCTCCTTGCCAGTTTTATTGTCACCTAAAATGGAGAAGGATTAAAAAGGAATGAGTCAAACTGAAGTGTGACATTAGTTAGGAATAGACTAGTATCAAGCGTTTGGTAATAATCTCCTCACCCGACTTCCGGTAGTAGTATCGTGATAGGGCAGCATCCGTACATCCAACTAACACATCATTAACTGTCTGTGCAAGCAAACAAGCATAAAGATCATTCCCAGAGTTACACTTCATGGAAGAGGGCAACTGTCAATCGAGAAGGGAAAACAAAATCTGTGCAATCCTCCAAAATGAATTTGTATCTTCTAGTAGTGATAAATATAAAAGCAACAACAATTTTGAGGCAATATGGAACAATATATTGGAGGCCATGTGACATAAGAGAAACAAATATGTTGATCAAAATATTCCAGTCTGGGAACTTCTAAACCTAAATAACTCATGTTACTACGAAAAACCTTACGTGTGTAGCTATTGTGATTTCGTGACGTTGGGTTGAATTAATTCTATATAACCAATAATGGATCCCCACTATATATATTTCTCTCACCATGAACTCAAAATCTCATCAGGCATGAGAAAAGAACCATCGTAGCATGACCCACTATCTCTAATACTCTCAAGATGTAACTATGCTAACTAAACTTGCCACCGTGCATTAAGAAAGACCCACCTTAACATCCACCATGCATGGTACTTATATTAAATCAGTATTCCGCAACTACAAAATAACCATATACAATAAACTATATGTATTCTACATTCAGATATCACATTTTAAAACTAAACACTAATGTTTCATACAACTAAATCCAATTGAAATAATTGCAACCAATTCCCTCAGCAGTGAGAGCTACAGTACATGCTCTATTGCTTCAACCATAGAATATATTTTGTGATTTTCATGCAGGTCACGAATAAATATGTTTTTTCTGCAAAATAATGATTATATTATTTTATAGGAAGTTAACATGGTAAGGTTTTGTTCCAAATATATATCAAAAATTCGTGTCATAATTTTTCAAAACTGCAAAGGTGTATCCTTTTTTCTAAGTTTTAGAATATATATTCGTATGTGCCTGTTTCGTGAATAACATTTTCACATTATAATGAACAACCAAGCTCTCCAGCGACTTGTCTTTATGTGCTTGCTACTATACCTACAACTATTAACTCTGTAGATTCTGGCATATTGATGTGATAGACAACTAAcgttttttatttttattttgcaGGGACTAACGTGTATGCAAACATAAGAAGTGATCCGACAGTATGGCTGCTTAGTTAGACAAGAAATACATTGCTGTACAATATATAATTAACTAAAAAAATCAGAACTAAGAAAAGAAATTTCGAATTCAATGAAACTTTagaatatatttttcttaaaagGTAGTCTAATTTGTATGTGATTAAATGTAGGACAACCTGTACATTCCCGGAAATGTAAAGAAGCAAACAATTTATTTTTGTTGGATGGCATGCAACACATACTAACTAATGACAAAGATGGCTACAaagtaaaaaaatgaaaaattcAGAAAAAAGGTGTTTTCATAAGCACCTAATGAATTCCACAAAGATTTATATGTATACTAAATATGGAACAACATAAAATGAACCTTTATTAAGTAAAAACAAATTATATTTTGTTTAATATCATTGTGACGTCAAGTACTAATTCTAACTATACAAACCAAGCATGCCCATGATTATCAACATGAATGGGTTCAATGATACAGGGAAATAAGTGTATACTAGTTCATGAGTTTTGGTATATTTTGAAGAATCAAAATCTATGTGTGCATGCGAAATGGGTTTAATGCATGCAAGACATCGGGTAAAAGGAATTGAAATATGATTTCTGTGTGAAACATGTATCATACTGGAAACACAATAATGTTCTGACTATAAAAATGGCAATGTATAAGTCCTTGCAGAACAACATATACAATGAGAGATAATTCATACGAAAATGGAGGAAAGTGCGGGCGAGAGAGATAGTACTTTACAAAATATTAGTATAGAGAAACCATCTCAAGGCTTTAATATACATTTTATTAATGCAGAAGGGATAAAGCGAGTGAGAGAAATAAATATTGTGTTGCTAACCTTATATAACTGATACCAATTATATCGACGGTTAGTGGACTTACACAATAAGAGTAAGAATAGCTATCTAGAAAGAAATAAGAGCCATAACATGGAGGGAAATACAGCCACCAAGAATATGGTTACAAAATAAAGACATCCAGGGTTCAAATATGAGTACGAACTACAAGTGTTTGGATTGAATTTCGAGAGAATTTGTAATCGTCATGGAAAACATACATAAATTATAAGTAGAAAATTAGGCACTTGCAAACGTGGATTTGAAATAAAAAAAACATCATGTCTTATTCAATCTAATAAAGAAAATAAATATTAGTAGATCTAGTTCTTTACCAATAAACTATGGGACTGAATCTCACTGATATTGCACGTATGAAGATCGTAACAAGACTCACTTGCTCAGTCACCATACAAATTATGGTTCGTACGGCCTTTCAAGAGAATCGACGTGCATCAGTAACAAATTAGGATTCCaaaatttaaataaatcttacgCAGTTCATGGCATCCTTGACGAACTTGACGTCGTCAAGGCTAAGACATCGGTGCACGATGCGGTTGGGGCGACGGTTCCCATGATCCGTACATGAGAATAGCGTCTGTGTATCTTTCCGAAATAGTATGGTCGAGATAAAGATTGCAGCATCCCACATGGTGTGCCAAGCGAGCAGGACGAAGGACCAAAGCCACAAGGCGAAGGCCAGCGAGCCGGCAGACATTGGCGGTCGTGGACGCACGTATATAGCACCGGTGCGTGCCGGCAACGGTGGCAAAGCTGGCGGCTTGGAAGGATCGGCGGCGCTGCGTGTGCTCGACAATAGGAGCATGAGCAGGGAGGTGCCATCGCTGAGGGAGTGGTGCACGCGTATCACGGCTGTTGCGGTGGCCTCTGAGGTCGGGAAGTCGAGGATGTGGAACTCCCACATAGGTCGGGAATGATCCATGGGTTTAGTGGACAGAGACGCCACGTAGTCTTCCACAGCCTGGTCTGGGTTGACTAAAACGGCCGCCGTGTCCAGCATGGGGAAGATGATGTGGTAGTCCAGGTCAACCGTTGTCCTCACCCACCGTAGAGTACCGTCCCTATCTGTCGCCTGCACGTAAGTTACACCAGGGAGCGAGATGAGATACGGTTCTCCTTGTTTCAAAACAAGTTCCATATATACTAGTACCTGGATGCTGTGAAAGCGTGGGTAGCATGCAATCTTCGCACCGATGCCCGCGCGGCCGCTGGATTGGTTAATGGGCGCCCCGAGGCCTATGACGACAACGATGAAGTACTCCTCAATGAGCCTGGCGGAGGGGCTCACCGGTTCCCCAAGCGACTCACCGTCATCCGCCCTCCGCCCTTCCACAGCCGACGCTGCTCCATTGCTCCTCGTGCGAACCGAGAGTGACCGCTTTCGCAGGGTACTTGAAGCGTCCATTTGCCTTCTTTACAGCCTTTCGCTGGACGCTGTACAAAACAGTTGATTAGTGTGGGTGCTATCCATAGTCGAGGAGGCATGTGGTATATATAAGGACATCAATGGTTTGTCGTTTGTGTGCTTTCTAGCGCTCGGTCGATTACGAACACGTTTAAATAATGCGATCCACAAAATGAGCAATATTTTCCCAGCACTGGTCAGGGAAAACTGGGCTATGAGGACTGTTCGCCCAATGCAGTGGAAAAACAACTCGACGAAGATACA contains:
- the LOC125534641 gene encoding wax ester synthase/diacylglycerol acyltransferase 11-like, which gives rise to MDASSTLRKRSLSVRTRSNGAASAVEGRRADDGESLGEPVSPSARLIEEYFIVVVIGLGAPINQSSGRAGIGAKIACYPRFHSIQATDRDGTLRWVRTTVDLDYHIIFPMLDTAAVLVNPDQAVEDYVASLSTKPMDHSRPMWEFHILDFPTSEATATAVIRVHHSLSDGTSLLMLLLSSTRSAADPSKPPALPPLPARTGAIYVRPRPPMSAGSLAFALWLWSFVLLAWHTMWDAAIFISTILFRKDTQTLFSCTDHGNRRPNRIVHRCLSLDDVKFVKDAMNCTVNDVLVGCTDAALSRYYYRKSGDNKTGKEIRIRSVLVVNLRATTALHECVSMIQSANGSDVKWGNQLGFIILPVHIAMHHDPLNFIRKAKNTVDRKKSSLEVAFTHVAAEVIHKIFGRKAGACIIDRMFSNTTTLLSNMIGPVEQVEFCGHPIVFIAPSQYGLPQAVNVNFNSYVNTIRVVLAVDETQFPDCHELLDDFVESLRSIKDAAEKHGSHDMKA